GGCCTTCTCCGCGAGCTTCTCGACGTAGGCGTCGTACAGGCTCTCGTGCACCAGGTGGCGTCCGACGGTCATGCAGATCTGACCCTGGTGGAAGAACGCGCCCCAGGCGGCGAGGTTGACCGCCTGGTCGACGTCGGCGTCCTCGAGGACGACGAACGCCGAGTTGCCACCGAGCTCCAGGTGGGCCCGCTTGAGGTGCCGGCCGGCGGCCTCGCCGACCTTGCGTCCTGCCGCGGTCGAGCCGGTGAAGGCGATGACGCGGATGCTCGGGTCGGACGTGAGCGCCTCGCCGACGTCCGCGCCGCCGGGGAGGACCTGGAGCACGCCCGGCGGGAGCCCGGCCTCCTCGAAGATCTGGGCCATCGTGACGCCGCCGGTGACCGCCGTACGGGGGTCGGGCTTGAGGATGACGGCGTTGCCGAGGGCGAGCGCCGGCGCGACGGCACGGATGCCGAGGATGAGCGGCACGTTGAACGGCGCGATGACCGCGACCACGCCTGCGGGGACTCGCTGGGCGAGCGAGAGGCGCGGCTCGGCGGTGGCGAGGACCTGGCCGTGCGGGTGCGACGGGAGGGAAGCCGCCTCGTAGCACTCCTGCGCGGCGACGCTCTGGGCGAATCCGGCCATGCCGGGGATCGCACCGACCTCGCGGACGTTCCAGTCCATGACCTCGTCGGCGTGGGTGTTCCACAGGTCGCCGGCGCGGCGGAGCACCGCGGCGCGCTCGGCGTGCGGAACGGCGGCCCAGGCGCGCTGGGCCTCGGTGGCGACCTGCCCGGCGGACCGTACGTCGTCGGGTCCCGCGCGGCCGATGCGTCCGAGCTCGGCGCCGGTGGCGGGCTCCACGACGGGGTACGTCTGGCCGGCCGCCGGTGCGACCCACTCCCCGCCGAGATAGATCCGTTCGTTCCAGACGGATGCTTCGAGCATGGAGCCGGATCCTCCTGCGATGCTAGGCTGAAGCGTTCGCATTGCGAACGTGTGTGCAGTAGACGAACCTACTATGGCCCAGGTCACAGGTCAACGCGAAGCCGCCCGCGCGGACGAACTGGCAGGTGACCGCCACGCTGACGGATAAGGTGCGAGACGTGACGATCCCCCCGGACGGCAGACCGATGGAGTCGGTCCAGTCCCTGCAGCGCGGGCTCGCGGTGATCCGCGCCTTCGACGCCGACCACCCCCGGATGACGCTCGCCGAGGTCGCGCGCCAGACCGACCTGACCCGGGCCACCGCGCGCCGGTTCCTCCACACGCTCGTCACGCTCGGCTACACCGCCACGGACGGCCGCGAGTTCTGGTTGTGCCCGCGCGTCCTCGAGCTCGGCTACGCCTACCTCTCCGCCAGCTCGCTCCCCGAGATCGCCACGCCGCACCTCAAGACCTTCACCGACAAGGTCAACGAGTCGTCGTCGGTCTCGGTCCTGGACGGGCCCGACATCGTCTACGTGGCGCGCGTGCCCACCCGCCGGATCATGGCGGTCGCGATCAGCGTCGGCACCCGCTTCCCGGCGTACGCGACGTCGATGGGCCGTGTGCTGCTGGCCAGCCTCCCCGAGGACGAGCTCGACGACGCCCTCGAGGCGTCGACACTGGCCAAGCTCACCCCGCACACGACGACGTCACGCTCGGCGCTCAAGCGCGAGCTCGACAAGGTACGTCGCCAGGGCTGGGCCCTCAACGAGCAGGAGCTCGAGCTCGGGCTGCGCTCGATCGCCGCCCCGGTGCGCGATCCCCGTGGTCGCACGATCGCCGCGGCCAACGTGTCGATGAGCGCGAACACGACCACGGTGGACGAGGCACGCGAGCGCCTGCTGCCGGCGCTCCTCGATGCCGCCGCCCAGATCGAGCGCGACCTGCGGGTCTCGGCACCGTGACGAAGACCCCGGCCAGCAGTCGCTGACCAGGGTCTCGTCGTACGGCGGAGGTGGCGGGATTTGAACCCGCGAGAGGTTTCAACCTCAACCCGCTTAGCAGGCGGGCGCACTAGGCCACTATGCGACACCTCCAGGCGTGCCGCTCAAGGCTACAAGGTCGGGTGTGCGGCGAACCAGTCGGGGCAGGATCAGCCGGGGAGCTCGCCCCCGCTGTCGCCGGGCAGGTGTCGTGTGGCGACGAGCTCCTCGGCGACGGCCCGCAGCTTGAGGTTGTGGGTCTGGGAGTAGCGGCGGAGCACCGCGAACGCCTGGTCGCCCTGGAGACCGAAGCGTTCCATGAGAATCCCCTGGGCCTGACCGATCAGCTTGCGGGTGTCGAGAGCGACGTGCAGGTTGGCATGGCTGAACGACTCCTGGAGGGCGAGCGCGGCGTGGCGCGCGAAGATGTGCGCGTACGCGGCGTCGTCGGAACTGATGTCTCGACGTTCGCGCCAGTAGAGGTTGATGGAGCCGATCCGCCTGTCGCTGCTCGACAGCTCGGCCGCGAGGGCGCTCGTGATGCCGAGGGCGGCTGCCTTCGGGCCCCACTGCGGCCAGCGCGGGTCACATCTCAGATCGCGCGCAACGAGCGTCCGATCGTGCCAGGCGCTGTCTCGGCAAGGGCCTTCGTCGAGCTCGTACTGGAGCCGGTCCACGGTCTCGACGAGGGGATCGCTGGGCGCCGCCGTGATGAGCCGGCCTCCGGCCCTGATGAGCGTCAGGCCCGCCCAGTCGGCGTCGAGCTGGTCCCGGGCATAGGCCACGACCTGCTCGGCCGTGTCGGTCGGCGTGGGCCTGGTGTGGAGCGCCTCGGCGATGTCGGCGAACTCCCGTGCGTCCAGCTCGCGAGCCATCAGCTCACCTCCGCATGACGGGTCTCCAGGTGCGAGACTGCCTGCCCCTCACAATACGCGCGCTCGCCAGCTTCGGACGCCGCCGCGTAGGGTGGATTTTGGGAGGCGGAGCGATGGATGGCGGCGAGGACGACGTGCGTGAGCCCTCGGTCGGCGAGCGCGGCAGGCTCCTGTCGCGATGGGCCGCGATGCTGGCGTCGCTGCCCACCGATCGACCTCAGCCGTGGCGGTTGTGCGAGGCGCTGCGCAAGCTCGTCGGCGCGGACGGCGCAGCCATCACCATCGCCTACCTCTCCGACGCGCGGACGACCGTCTGCGCTACCGACGAGGTCATCAGCGGTCTCGAAAGCCTGCAGGAGGTCCTCGGTGAGGGACCGGGCCCGGATGCGGCTCGTACGTCCGAGGCCGTCGTCGCAGACATCGACGGCTCCTCGAGGTGGCCGATGCTCGCCCAAGCGGTCGACGAGCAGTTCGGCCCGCTCCGGCTGCACGCGATCCCGCTCGATGCCGGTGACGGGCTGCTGGGCGTGGTGACCTTCTACACCCCGATCGGTGCCGACCTCGCCGAGCCCGCCGAGAACGCCGTCTTCCTGGTCAACGCGGCAGGACCGGCGCTGGCGGCCGACTCCGCTGACCACAGCCTCGACGACGGTGACGACGATCCCTGGTCCTCGCGCGCTGTCGTCCACCAGGCGACGGGGATGATCATGGCGCAGCTGCGGGTGCCGCCTGGTGACGCGCTGGCCCTGCTGCGGGGACACGCGTACGCCTTGGAGACGGACGTCGCCGACGTCGCGGAGCGCGTCATCGACCGCAGCATCAACTTCTCGAACTTTGAGGTGGAGGGAGACTGACGATGACAGCCACCAGCAGCAGTGACGCGTTCGCCGCAGCGTCAGCGGCCATGGTCCACGGTGTCGACGCCGCCAGCACGGTGCACGTCCTCGTCGCGGACTGCCTGTCGTTGCTCGCCGCTGACACGGCGGGCATCCTGGTCCGCCTCGCGGACAACGACCTCGAGCTCCTCGTGGCCTCGTCCCACCGCGCTACCGAGCTCGAGCTGCACCAGGCTCACGCGAGGTCCGGTCCGTGCTTCGACGCCGTGAAGACCGGGTACGCGATCCACGCCGTGGGTGACGAGATCGCGGATCGCTGGCCGGACTTCGCCACGACCATGTACGGCGCAGGGTTCCATGCCGTGCACGCCATGCCGTTGCGCTGGCGATCCCGGATCCTCGGCGGTCTCAACCTGTTCTGGACCGAGCCGGAGCGGTTGGACGAGGAGCGGATCCGGACGGCCCAGGCCTTCGCCGACATCTGCAGCCTGGCCATCATGCAGTCGCCCGAGGCCAGCGACCTCGGCGCGTTCGACGAGCGCCTCCGTGCCGCCCTGGAGGGACGGGTCGTCATCGAGCGCGCCAAGGGTGTGCTCAGCGAGCTGCACGACCTCGACATGGCCGAGTCCTTCCAGCGCCTGATCGAGCTCAGCGAAGCTGCCGAGGAGCCGCTGGCAGAGACCGCGTCGCGGATCGTCGAGCAGACCTACACGTCCTGACCGCTGCTGCTGTCGGTGGGAGGGAGCTGGCGATAGCCGTGCGCCGCATCGAGGCGCCCGCGGATGTCGCGCTGGACGTCGAGCCCTTCCAGGCCGAACAGGCCGATCGGCAGCTCCGTCGTACGCCCGTGCTCGAGGCCGATGACCAGGATCGCGCTGCCGTCGGTCGCCGGCTTGTCGTCGACACGCTCGACCTGCGACCACATCGCGTGCCGGACGCCGGCGCCGCGGACGCGGTGGACCTGGTAGCCGGTGGTCGTCAGCGAGATCAGTCGGGGCGGCCACCGCAGCGCGATCAGCGAGGCGAGCACGAGGAGTGCGACCAGCACGGCGACGAGGACGCCCCACGCGGTGGCCTTGCCGCCGATCGTGATGAGCACGGCGGACAGCACCGCTCCGAACGCGGCGATCATCATGCGGATGCCGAAGAGCCTCAGCGCCAGGATCAGCGTGAGGCGGTACGTGGTGGGCTTCATCGTGTCAGTCATGGAGCAGAGGGGGCGGGATTCGAACCCGCGGCTGACACTTCTGCCAGCGACCGCTTTCAAGGCGGTTCCGATCGGCCACTCCGGCACCCCTCCTGGAACCGTGCGAGCACGGCGCCGTGTCCGATTGTCGCACCCAGGGCGTACGGGCCGGCCGCGTGGTTCCCTCTTCGTCGGGCCCCACGCAGAGTCGCTCGCCCACCGGAACGTTCAGGTGGGCGACGCACTCTCCGTGGGGACCACCGGAAAGTGGTCGACCGGCGCGGGCTACTTGAGGGCGGCGAAGCGCGGCGGCTCCGGACGGACGTACGTGTCGCCGTCGCGGCGGGCTGCTCGACGGCCGGAGCGCGAGGTGGATCCGGGGTCGAGCGCGCGCACCACGAGGCCGAGGCCGAGACCGATGATCGCGGAGTAGAGCGTCGACAGCGCGACGTACTTGATGTCCGCGTTCGGGGAGGCGAGCGCCGACGCCATCACGGCGGTGCCGACGACGCCGAACGCGCACATCCACCAGCCCTGGCGGCGGTTGGAGCGCGTGCTGATGCCCCACACGAGCGCGGGGAAGCCGATCAGCACCTCGGTCGGCCGTGGGACGCCGCCGACGGTGTCGCGCAGCCAGACCACGGCGTCGTCGATCGCATCGACCACGCCGGGTGAGCCGTACGACCGGACGATCGACCCGTAGACGAGCAGCACGACGACGATCAGTGCGCCGCCGAGGATGAGGCCGACACCGCGCCGGCCCAGCCCGTGGAGACCCGCACCGAGGCTCCAGACGATGCCGAACGCGGTCACCAGCGCGGCCCCGAGCACGATCAGGTAGAAGCGCGTGTAGATCAGCGGCGCGTTCCACGCGGCCACCGCGACGGCGGCGCTGGTGGCGACGATCAGGGCGATCACGTACTCACGGACCACCCCTGACAGCGTCGCCGACGGGCGGGTGAGCAGGACGGCGAGCACGGCGCCGAACGTCGCCGTGATGACCGACGCTCCCGCCATCGCCCACGACCAGTCCGTGAGCAGCGCGATGCCGGCGAGCACCGCGACGAGCGTGGCCCACAGCGTGCTGCGCCCGCCGCTGCGCCGCGCGACGCCGGCGGTGAAGACCACGGCGAGCACCGCGGCGCCGTAGCGGGCGTAGCGATCGGGGAAGCCCACCGCCACCACGGACGTGAGCGCGACCGCGAATCCGCCGAGCCAGGCGAGGAACAGTCCGCTGACGCCTGCGGCCCGCAGCGCCTTCATGCTGAAGCGGGGCTCGCGCACCGGCGGGAGGTAGCTGATCGTGTCGTTCGCCCGTCGGCGCGGCGCTGCGCGACGGCCTCCAGCGGTGCTCACGAGTCGGCTCCCTCGGTCGGGTCAGCGGATGGGGGTACGCCGATGCGGCGGTTCGCGAGGGACGGGTTGGTCGCGCGGGCCCGCTGGAGGCGCTCGGCCGACAGCGTCGCGCGGACCACCGCAGGCTCCTCGCCGGCGGCCGCGACGACCACCCCGAGCGGGTCGACGACCATGCTGTGGCCCACGTACGGTGCGCACTGCCCGGCGGCGACCACGTCGACCGTGTTCTCGATCGCGCGAGCCCGCAGCAGGGTCTGCCAGTGGTCTTCCTTGAGTGGGCCGCGCATCCAGGCGGCCGGGACGCAGAGCACGTCGGCGCCGGCGTCGACGAGCATCCGGGCGAGCTCGGGGAAGCGCAGGTCGTAGCAGGTCATCAGCCCCACCCGGCGCCCCGCGACGTCGAGCACGACGGGCGTGATCTCACCCGGCGCCAGCCGCTCGGACTCTGCATAGCCGAAGGAGTCGTACAGGTGGATCTTGCGGTACGACGCCGCGAGCGTGCCGTCCGGCGCCAGCGCGAGGAGCACGTTGTAGGGAAGGTCGGGCTCGCCCGAGTCGTCGACCCGAGGCTCGAACCCGCCGGCGACCACGTGGGCGCCGAGGCGCTTCGCGTGGCCGGCGAGGAGCGCGGAGAACGGTCCGTCGAGCGGCTCGGCGGCACCGCGCAGGTCGTACGAGGGGTCGCCGAACCCGTGCATCGTCGCCTCCGGGAGGACGACGAGGTCGAGTCCGTCGTGCGGACCAAGGGTGCTGAGGACGTCGTCGACCAACGTGCGGTTCGTGGCGGCGTCGGTCGTCGCGCTCAGCTGGACGAGGGCGACCTGCATTCCTCCATCTTTGCAGCCGCCCCCCAGCCTCCGGCAGGGTGAGGGCGTGAACGACCTCTCTGTCCCGCCCGAGAAGCTGCCGACGGTGTCGCTCGAACGCCCGCCGTACGACGCCGTGGTGCTGGCCGGCGGGGAGGCGCGGCGGTTCGGGGCGGACAAGCTCGGCGTGGTCGTCGACGGCGTCCGGCTGCTCGACCGGGTGCTCGCCTCGGTCGCCGACGCGCAGCGGTGCGTCGTCGTCGGACCCGAGCGCGAGACGGTGGTGCCGGTGGTCTGGACGCGCGAGGATCCCCCGGGATCCGGGCCCGCCAACGCGGTCGTCGCCGGGCTGCGCGGGTGCGAGGCGCCGTACGCGGTGCTGCTCGCGGGCGACCTGCCGTACGTCGCCGCGACCACCGTCGTCCGCCTGCTGAGCGCGCTGGACGCCGATCCGACCGCGGACGGCGTGATGCTCGTCGACGAGAGCGGGCGCGACCAGCTCCTGTGCAGCGCCTGGCGGCGGGAGGCCCTGGGCCGGGCCGTGGCGACCAGGCCGGACTGGACCGGTGGGTCCGTACGGCGGCTGATCGCGCCGCTGACCACGCGTCGCCTTACGGCCGAAGGTCGCGAGGCACGCGACATCGACCGCCCTGAGGATCTACCGTCGACTTCATGAGTGTTCAGGACTGGAGCGACGCGGTCTGCTCCGAGCTCGGCATCGAGCCTGACTACGACGTCGACGCGATCCTCGACGCTGCCCGCGACGTGGCCCACGGCGTGGAACGGCCGGCAGCACCGCTGACTGCGTTCCTCATCGGCTACGCCGCGGCGATGGCAGGGGGCAGCGCCGCCGACGTGGACCAGGCGCTCGACCAGGTCACGGCTCTCGCCTCGCGCTGGGAGGCGTGACCGGGAGGCATCACCGGGACGCGTGGACCGCCGGTACGGTGAACCCCATGCGTGCCGTGGTCGTGACGGAGCCCGGAGGGCCCGAAGGTTTGGACGTGGTCGATCTCGAGGACCCGGTCGCCGGGCCCGGCGAGGTCGTCGTCGACGTGGTGGCGGCAGGAGTGAACCGTGCCGACGTCCTCCAGCGCCAGGGGCACTACCCGCCGCCGCCCGGCGCGAGCGACGTGCTCGGCCTGGAGGCCTCGGGCATCGTGTCCGACGTCGGCGAGGGTGTGACGCGCTGGAAGGTCGGCGACCCGGTCGTCGCGCTGCTGGCCGGCGGCGGCTATGCCGAGAAGGTCCTGGTGCCCGCGCAGCAGCTCGCGCCCCTGCCCGAGGGCCTGGACCCGGTCCTCGCCGGCGGCATCATGGAGGTCGCCGCGACCGTCTGGTCGAACGTCTTCATGTCCGCCTCCCTGCAGCCCGGCGAGCGCCTGCTGGTCCACGGCGGCGCCTCCGGCATCGGGACGATGGCGATCCAGATGGCGAAGGCGTTCGGGGCCTGGGTCGCGGTGACGGCCGGCTCCGACGAGAAGATGCACGCGTGCCGCGAGCTCGGCGCGGACCTGGCGATCAACTACCGCGAGACCGACTTCGTCGAGGTCGTCCGCGCCGCGACGGAGGGGGCCGGCGTCGACGTGATCCTCGACAACATGGGCGCCTCCTACCTGCCGCGCAACGTCGCCGCGCTCGCCTACGACGGACGCCTCGTCGTGATCGGGATGCAGGGCGGGGTCAAGGGCGAGGTCAACCTCGGCGCGCTGCTCGCCAAGCGCGGCACGATCGGCGCGTACAGCCTCCGCGGTCGCCCTGTCGCCCAGAAGGGCGAGATCGTGGCCAGCCTCGTCGACAGCGTCTGGCCGCTGTTCGCCGACGAGTCGGTGCGGCCCGTGATCCACAAGGTCCTGCCGCTCGCCGACGTCCGCGACGCGCACCGGATCCTGGACGAGTCGAGCAACGTCGGCAAGGTCGTGCTGACCCCGTGATCCCGCTCGCCAGCGGGGCGTGGACGGCGACGGTCGACCCGTACGGAGCAGGGCTCACGACGCTGCGCCACGACGGACGCGACGTGGTCGAGCCGCGGGAGCCCGGGGACGGCGGGTTCCCGTTCTACCGCGGCGCGGTGCTGGCGCCGTGGCCGAACCGGCTCGAGGACGGCGCCTACGTGTTCGAGGGGCGTCCCCACCAGGTGGCGATCAACGAGCCCGAGGGCTCGACGGCGCTGCACGGCCTCGTCGTCGAGCTGACCTGGACGACCGTGGAGCAGCAGGCCGACTCCGTACGCCTGGCGGTCGACGTGCCGCGGTCCGACGGCTACCCGTACGCGGTGCGGCTCGAGGTCGCGTACGCGCTGAGCGCCGACGGGCTCGCGTCGGAGCTCGTCGCCACGAACGTCGGCGCGGAGACTGCGCCGTACGCGTCCGGCATGCACCCGTACCTCACGCTGGACGACGGTGAGTCGACCTCGATCGAGCTCGTGGCTGCCCGCTACGTCGAGTCCAGCCCGGACCGCAAGCTCCCCGTGGCGCTGCACGACGTGGACGGCTCGGCGTACGACTTCCGCGCGCCGCGCCCGCTCGACGGGGCCGAGCTCGACACCCCGTACACCGACCTCGTCCGCGACGCCGACGGTGTCGTGACCGTACACGTCGGGCGGACGCTGCTGCGGGGCACGGCCGGGGTGCGGTGGATCCAGGTATACACGCCCGTCGGTCGCGGCTCGCTCGCGGTGGAGCCGTGCTCGAGCCCGGCGAACGCGTTCCGTACCGGTCAGGACCTCGTCGTGCTGCAGCCGGGCGAGCAGCACGTGCTCGCGTGGACGCTGTCCAGGTCCTGACTACAGTGGGCGGCATGTCTGCAGAGTCGTTCGATCCCGCCTCCTCCGATTCTCATCTCGTCGTCGGACCCGACGGCCAGCCCGTCACGGCGCAGGAGCCGGAGGCCGACGACGACGAGGAGCGCTCGCTCACCGAGCTCGTCGAGCAGCCCGCGAAGGTCATGCGGATCGGCAGCATGATCCGACAGCTGCTCGAGGAGGTGAAGGCCGCGCCGCTCGACGAGGCGAGCCGGGCCCGCCTGCGCGACATCCACCAGACCTCCATCAAGGAGCTCGAGGACGGCCTCGCACCCGAGCTCGTCGAGGAGCTGGAACGCCTCAGCCTCCCGTTCAACGACGCGACGCCGTCGGAGGACGAGCTGCGGATCGCCCAGGCACAGCTCGTGGGCTGGCTCGAGGGTCTCTTCCACGGGATCCAGACGGCGATCTACGCCCAGCAGATGGCAGCGCAGTCGCAGCTCCAGCAGATCCGCCGCGCACTGCCCGGGGGTCAGCAGGCGGGCATGCACCCCGGCGTGCCGGGCCAGCAGCCGACCGAGGACGCCCCGCCGCACGGCCCCGGCATGTACCTCTGATCGGCGTTCGGCGCATCCGTCGTTGCTGCTCGCGGGGGTGTGACCCCCGGCACAGGTACTTTGAGTGGTGCCGGTCGGCTACTCGCCCGGCGTTGAGTAGCCGTTTCACCGACGAATGAGTATCTGC
Above is a genomic segment from Mumia sp. Pv4-285 containing:
- a CDS encoding benzaldehyde dehydrogenase; amino-acid sequence: MLEASVWNERIYLGGEWVAPAAGQTYPVVEPATGAELGRIGRAGPDDVRSAGQVATEAQRAWAAVPHAERAAVLRRAGDLWNTHADEVMDWNVREVGAIPGMAGFAQSVAAQECYEAASLPSHPHGQVLATAEPRLSLAQRVPAGVVAVIAPFNVPLILGIRAVAPALALGNAVILKPDPRTAVTGGVTMAQIFEEAGLPPGVLQVLPGGADVGEALTSDPSIRVIAFTGSTAAGRKVGEAAGRHLKRAHLELGGNSAFVVLEDADVDQAVNLAAWGAFFHQGQICMTVGRHLVHESLYDAYVEKLAEKADHLPVGNPSTEQVALGPIIDEGQRDKIHGLVTASQEAGARLVAGGSYEGLFYRPTVLADSPIDAPAFVEEVFGPVASVAKFSTLDEAVKLASSGDYGLSLGIVTRDAMRGLELAGRIPSGIVHVNDQTVNDEANAPFGGVGASGTGSRHGGSEANIEAFTETRWVTLRSEPPTYPF
- a CDS encoding DUF6457 domain-containing protein — its product is MSVQDWSDAVCSELGIEPDYDVDAILDAARDVAHGVERPAAPLTAFLIGYAAAMAGGSAADVDQALDQVTALASRWEA
- the mobA gene encoding molybdenum cofactor guanylyltransferase translates to MNDLSVPPEKLPTVSLERPPYDAVVLAGGEARRFGADKLGVVVDGVRLLDRVLASVADAQRCVVVGPERETVVPVVWTREDPPGSGPANAVVAGLRGCEAPYAVLLAGDLPYVAATTVVRLLSALDADPTADGVMLVDESGRDQLLCSAWRREALGRAVATRPDWTGGSVRRLIAPLTTRRLTAEGREARDIDRPEDLPSTS
- a CDS encoding GAF and ANTAR domain-containing protein, whose product is MARELDAREFADIAEALHTRPTPTDTAEQVVAYARDQLDADWAGLTLIRAGGRLITAAPSDPLVETVDRLQYELDEGPCRDSAWHDRTLVARDLRCDPRWPQWGPKAAALGITSALAAELSSSDRRIGSINLYWRERRDISSDDAAYAHIFARHAALALQESFSHANLHVALDTRKLIGQAQGILMERFGLQGDQAFAVLRRYSQTHNLKLRAVAEELVATRHLPGDSGGELPG
- a CDS encoding galactose mutarotase → MIPLASGAWTATVDPYGAGLTTLRHDGRDVVEPREPGDGGFPFYRGAVLAPWPNRLEDGAYVFEGRPHQVAINEPEGSTALHGLVVELTWTTVEQQADSVRLAVDVPRSDGYPYAVRLEVAYALSADGLASELVATNVGAETAPYASGMHPYLTLDDGESTSIELVAARYVESSPDRKLPVALHDVDGSAYDFRAPRPLDGAELDTPYTDLVRDADGVVTVHVGRTLLRGTAGVRWIQVYTPVGRGSLAVEPCSSPANAFRTGQDLVVLQPGEQHVLAWTLSRS
- a CDS encoding GAF and ANTAR domain-containing protein, which produces MDGGEDDVREPSVGERGRLLSRWAAMLASLPTDRPQPWRLCEALRKLVGADGAAITIAYLSDARTTVCATDEVISGLESLQEVLGEGPGPDAARTSEAVVADIDGSSRWPMLAQAVDEQFGPLRLHAIPLDAGDGLLGVVTFYTPIGADLAEPAENAVFLVNAAGPALAADSADHSLDDGDDDPWSSRAVVHQATGMIMAQLRVPPGDALALLRGHAYALETDVADVAERVIDRSINFSNFEVEGD
- a CDS encoding carbon-nitrogen hydrolase family protein; the encoded protein is MQVALVQLSATTDAATNRTLVDDVLSTLGPHDGLDLVVLPEATMHGFGDPSYDLRGAAEPLDGPFSALLAGHAKRLGAHVVAGGFEPRVDDSGEPDLPYNVLLALAPDGTLAASYRKIHLYDSFGYAESERLAPGEITPVVLDVAGRRVGLMTCYDLRFPELARMLVDAGADVLCVPAAWMRGPLKEDHWQTLLRARAIENTVDVVAAGQCAPYVGHSMVVDPLGVVVAAAGEEPAVVRATLSAERLQRARATNPSLANRRIGVPPSADPTEGADS
- a CDS encoding bacterial proteasome activator family protein; this translates as MSAESFDPASSDSHLVVGPDGQPVTAQEPEADDDEERSLTELVEQPAKVMRIGSMIRQLLEEVKAAPLDEASRARLRDIHQTSIKELEDGLAPELVEELERLSLPFNDATPSEDELRIAQAQLVGWLEGLFHGIQTAIYAQQMAAQSQLQQIRRALPGGQQAGMHPGVPGQQPTEDAPPHGPGMYL
- a CDS encoding NAD(P)H-quinone oxidoreductase, producing MRAVVVTEPGGPEGLDVVDLEDPVAGPGEVVVDVVAAGVNRADVLQRQGHYPPPPGASDVLGLEASGIVSDVGEGVTRWKVGDPVVALLAGGGYAEKVLVPAQQLAPLPEGLDPVLAGGIMEVAATVWSNVFMSASLQPGERLLVHGGASGIGTMAIQMAKAFGAWVAVTAGSDEKMHACRELGADLAINYRETDFVEVVRAATEGAGVDVILDNMGASYLPRNVAALAYDGRLVVIGMQGGVKGEVNLGALLAKRGTIGAYSLRGRPVAQKGEIVASLVDSVWPLFADESVRPVIHKVLPLADVRDAHRILDESSNVGKVVLTP
- a CDS encoding IclR family transcriptional regulator domain-containing protein, with the protein product MTIPPDGRPMESVQSLQRGLAVIRAFDADHPRMTLAEVARQTDLTRATARRFLHTLVTLGYTATDGREFWLCPRVLELGYAYLSASSLPEIATPHLKTFTDKVNESSSVSVLDGPDIVYVARVPTRRIMAVAISVGTRFPAYATSMGRVLLASLPEDELDDALEASTLAKLTPHTTTSRSALKRELDKVRRQGWALNEQELELGLRSIAAPVRDPRGRTIAAANVSMSANTTTVDEARERLLPALLDAAAQIERDLRVSAP
- a CDS encoding GAF and ANTAR domain-containing protein, with the protein product MTATSSSDAFAAASAAMVHGVDAASTVHVLVADCLSLLAADTAGILVRLADNDLELLVASSHRATELELHQAHARSGPCFDAVKTGYAIHAVGDEIADRWPDFATTMYGAGFHAVHAMPLRWRSRILGGLNLFWTEPERLDEERIRTAQAFADICSLAIMQSPEASDLGAFDERLRAALEGRVVIERAKGVLSELHDLDMAESFQRLIELSEAAEEPLAETASRIVEQTYTS